A single region of the Streptomyces virginiae genome encodes:
- a CDS encoding SulP family inorganic anion transporter, which yields MPKRGWIVAVPPAFRGYRAGLLRGDVPAGITVAAYLVPQVMAYAGVAGLPPVVGLWAALPAMVLYALSGSSRLLSVGPESTTALMTAVAVGPLAAGDPTRYAVLSAALAVVVGLLCLVAWAVRLGFLADLLSRPVLVGYLAGVALIMIVDQLPRLTGTNGSGSGFFPQLLSFLHHLGDVHLPTAVLAAGCLALLFALPLVWRPLPGPLVVLALATAVVAGFALDENHGISVIGVVPTGLPGFALPDPSDYADLVLPAFGVLLVGYSDVVLTARAFARHDDPHPLAANRELLALGVSNIGAGVLHGFPVSSSASRTALADSAGARTQGYSLVGAVCVAAVLLFLGPLLAHTPSAALGAIVVYAAVRLVEVGEFRRLAAFRRREFLLALGCGLGVLALGILYGVLLAVALSVAELLTRVARPHDAVEGMVPGLAGMHDIDDYPTARTIPGLLIYRYDSPLFFANAEDFRRRAMASVAVQDEPVHWFVLNTEANVEVDITALDAVEALRGELAEKDIVFALARVKHDLRRPLDAYGLTAKIGPERIFPTLPTAVAAYRDWQRGTGRDPAL from the coding sequence ATGCCGAAGCGCGGATGGATCGTGGCGGTCCCGCCTGCTTTCCGCGGCTACCGGGCCGGCCTGCTCCGGGGTGATGTGCCGGCTGGCATCACGGTCGCCGCCTATCTCGTACCGCAGGTCATGGCGTACGCCGGCGTTGCCGGCCTGCCGCCGGTCGTCGGCCTCTGGGCCGCCCTCCCGGCCATGGTTCTGTACGCCCTGAGCGGGTCCTCCCGTCTGCTGTCCGTGGGACCGGAGTCGACCACCGCCCTCATGACCGCCGTGGCCGTGGGCCCGCTGGCGGCCGGTGACCCCACGCGGTACGCGGTGCTCTCGGCGGCCCTGGCCGTCGTGGTCGGCCTGCTCTGCCTCGTCGCGTGGGCCGTCAGGCTGGGGTTTCTCGCGGATCTCCTCTCCCGGCCGGTCCTCGTCGGCTACCTGGCCGGGGTCGCCCTGATCATGATCGTGGACCAGCTCCCCCGCCTGACCGGGACCAACGGCAGCGGATCGGGCTTCTTCCCCCAACTGCTCTCCTTCCTCCACCACCTCGGTGACGTGCACCTGCCCACTGCCGTGCTCGCCGCCGGATGTCTCGCCCTTCTGTTCGCCCTGCCCCTGGTGTGGCGCCCGCTGCCCGGGCCCCTCGTCGTGCTGGCGCTCGCCACCGCCGTGGTGGCGGGCTTCGCCCTCGACGAGAACCACGGCATCAGCGTCATCGGAGTCGTCCCGACCGGCCTTCCGGGCTTCGCCCTGCCCGATCCGTCGGACTACGCCGACCTGGTCCTGCCGGCCTTCGGAGTGCTCCTCGTCGGATATTCGGACGTCGTCCTGACCGCGCGTGCCTTCGCCCGCCACGACGATCCGCACCCCTTGGCAGCCAACCGCGAGCTGCTGGCGCTCGGCGTGTCCAACATCGGCGCCGGCGTCCTGCACGGCTTTCCCGTCAGCAGCAGCGCCAGCCGCACCGCCCTCGCCGACTCCGCCGGCGCCCGTACCCAGGGGTACTCCCTCGTCGGCGCCGTCTGCGTGGCCGCCGTCCTGCTCTTCCTGGGCCCGCTGCTGGCCCACACCCCGTCCGCCGCCCTCGGCGCCATCGTCGTCTATGCCGCCGTACGTCTGGTCGAGGTGGGCGAGTTCCGCAGGCTGGCGGCCTTCCGCCGCCGCGAGTTCCTGCTCGCCCTCGGCTGCGGACTCGGCGTCCTCGCCCTCGGCATCCTGTACGGCGTGCTCCTCGCCGTGGCGCTGTCCGTCGCCGAACTCCTCACCAGGGTCGCCCGCCCCCACGACGCGGTCGAGGGCATGGTGCCCGGTCTGGCCGGCATGCACGACATCGACGACTACCCGACCGCGCGCACCATTCCCGGTCTCCTCATCTACCGGTACGACTCCCCGTTGTTCTTCGCCAACGCCGAGGACTTCCGTCGCCGTGCCATGGCATCGGTGGCGGTTCAGGACGAACCGGTGCACTGGTTCGTCCTGAACACCGAAGCGAACGTCGAGGTCGACATCACGGCTCTCGACGCCGTCGAGGCCCTGCGCGGCGAACTCGCCGAGAAGGACATCGTGTTCGCCCTCGCCCGGGTCAAGCACGACCTGCGCCGCCCCCTCGACGCCTACGGGCTGACGGCGAAGATCGGGCCGGAACGCATCTTCCCCACGCTCCCCACCGCCGTCGCCGCCTACCGGGACTGGCAACGCGGCACAGGCCGCGATCCGGCACTCTGA
- a CDS encoding acyl-CoA dehydrogenase family protein, which translates to MHLEYTPEQQQLRTELRAYFAELVPQDVYARYEDPAAQKRFYRDTIRRLGADGWLGVGWPKEYGGRGMTPMDQFIFFDEAAQAVVPLPLMALNTVGPTIMQFGTEEQKAYFLPKILAGEIDFAIGYSEPDAGTDLAALKCKAVREGDEETGTYVVNGQKIWTTNGDTADWVWLAVRTDPDAPAHKGITMLLVPTSDPGYSCTLINTLASHDTTASYYENIRVPASRRVGQENKGWRLITNQLNHERVTLAAHGTMAIRALHDVQRWAAATKLADGRRVIDLSWVRGRLARTHARLDAMKLLNWQMVGAVQAGTLTPQDASAVKVYGSEARRDAYAWLMEIVGAAGSLKDGSAGAVLHGELERGYRSAVIFTFGGGNNEIQREIISWIGLGMPRVRR; encoded by the coding sequence GTGCATCTCGAATACACGCCTGAGCAGCAGCAGTTGCGCACCGAACTGCGCGCCTACTTCGCCGAGCTCGTGCCGCAGGACGTCTACGCACGCTACGAGGACCCGGCCGCCCAGAAGCGCTTCTACCGGGACACCATCCGCCGGCTCGGCGCCGACGGCTGGCTCGGGGTCGGCTGGCCCAAGGAGTACGGCGGCCGCGGGATGACCCCGATGGACCAGTTCATCTTCTTCGACGAGGCCGCGCAGGCCGTCGTACCGCTGCCGCTGATGGCGCTCAACACGGTCGGGCCGACCATCATGCAGTTCGGCACCGAGGAGCAGAAGGCGTACTTCCTGCCGAAGATCCTCGCCGGGGAGATCGACTTCGCCATCGGCTACAGCGAACCCGACGCCGGCACCGACCTCGCGGCGCTCAAGTGCAAGGCCGTCCGCGAGGGCGACGAGGAGACCGGCACCTACGTGGTGAACGGCCAGAAGATCTGGACGACCAACGGAGACACCGCCGACTGGGTCTGGCTCGCCGTCCGCACCGACCCCGACGCCCCGGCCCACAAGGGCATCACCATGCTCCTGGTCCCGACCTCGGACCCCGGCTACTCCTGCACCCTGATCAACACCCTCGCCTCGCACGACACCACCGCCAGCTACTACGAGAACATCCGTGTTCCGGCGAGCCGCCGCGTCGGCCAGGAGAACAAGGGCTGGCGTCTGATCACCAACCAGCTCAACCACGAACGCGTCACCCTCGCCGCCCACGGCACCATGGCCATCCGGGCCCTCCACGACGTCCAGCGCTGGGCCGCAGCGACGAAACTCGCCGACGGCCGCCGGGTCATCGACCTCTCCTGGGTCCGCGGCCGCCTCGCGCGCACCCACGCCCGGCTCGACGCGATGAAGCTGCTCAACTGGCAGATGGTGGGCGCGGTCCAGGCCGGCACCCTCACCCCGCAGGACGCCTCCGCGGTCAAGGTGTACGGATCGGAGGCCCGCCGGGACGCGTACGCCTGGCTGATGGAGATCGTCGGCGCGGCCGGCTCCCTCAAGGACGGCTCGGCGGGCGCGGTCCTGCACGGCGAACTCGAACGCGGCTACCGCAGCGCCGTGATCTTCACCTTCGGCGGCGGCAACAACGAGATCCAGCGCGAGATCATCTCCTGGATCGGCCTCGGCATGCCACGCGTACGCCGCTGA
- a CDS encoding DinB family protein, whose protein sequence is MTSPRSRAEFFVEPERDGRFGGPATGDERPMLVAFLADHRTTLELKCAGLKDELAHRSVEPSTLSLLGLVRHLADVERRWFRLVLAGEDAPPLFSSAQHPDGDFDGALADPAAVEAAWQAWRAEVAFAERFVADAPDLDVEAVDAWRGKVSLRWVLIHMVEEYARHNGHADLLRERIDGARGI, encoded by the coding sequence ATGACGAGCCCACGCAGCAGAGCGGAATTCTTCGTCGAGCCCGAGCGGGACGGCCGCTTCGGCGGCCCGGCGACCGGTGACGAGCGGCCGATGCTGGTCGCCTTCCTCGCGGACCACCGCACCACCCTTGAGCTCAAGTGCGCTGGCCTGAAGGACGAGTTGGCGCACCGGTCGGTGGAGCCGTCCACGCTTTCGCTGCTCGGGTTGGTGCGGCACCTGGCCGATGTGGAGCGCCGCTGGTTCCGGCTGGTCCTGGCGGGTGAGGACGCGCCGCCGCTGTTCTCCTCGGCGCAGCATCCCGACGGGGACTTCGACGGGGCCCTCGCGGATCCCGCGGCGGTCGAGGCGGCCTGGCAGGCGTGGCGGGCCGAAGTGGCCTTCGCCGAACGGTTCGTGGCCGATGCACCCGATCTGGACGTCGAGGCGGTCGACGCGTGGCGCGGGAAGGTGTCGCTGCGCTGGGTGCTGATCCACATGGTCGAGGAGTACGCGCGGCACAACGGGCACGCCGACCTCCTGCGCGAACGGATCGACGGGGCCAGGGGCATCTGA
- a CDS encoding class II fructose-bisphosphate aldolase codes for MSLVRAGDLVLEAAAAGRAVAAFNIITLEHAEAVVAGAEAAGLPVILQLSENAVKFRDGRLLPISRAAVACAEAAGVPVGLHLDHVKSSELLRQACDAGYSSVMYDAAHLPYAENLEATRSAADWAHANGLWMEAELGEVGGKNGAAPLDPHAPGARTDPDEARRFVADSGVDALAVAIGSSHAMTSRTAALDHVLLARLAKTVDVPLVLHGSSGLPDTELAAAVAGGIRKVNIGTALNVAMTEAIRTHLTPADPRPYLTAARTAMTATATAMIGALN; via the coding sequence ATGAGCCTCGTCCGTGCCGGCGATCTGGTCCTGGAGGCGGCCGCGGCCGGCCGCGCCGTCGCCGCCTTCAACATCATCACCCTGGAGCACGCCGAAGCCGTCGTCGCCGGGGCCGAGGCGGCCGGCCTGCCGGTCATCCTCCAACTGAGCGAGAACGCCGTGAAGTTCCGCGACGGGCGGCTGCTGCCCATCTCCCGGGCGGCCGTCGCGTGCGCGGAGGCCGCCGGAGTCCCCGTCGGCCTGCACCTCGATCACGTCAAGAGCTCCGAGCTGCTCCGGCAGGCCTGCGACGCCGGATACAGCTCGGTGATGTACGACGCCGCGCACCTCCCGTACGCCGAGAACCTGGAGGCCACCCGGTCCGCGGCCGACTGGGCCCACGCCAACGGGCTGTGGATGGAGGCCGAGCTGGGCGAGGTCGGCGGCAAGAACGGCGCCGCCCCGCTGGACCCGCACGCGCCCGGCGCCCGTACCGACCCCGACGAGGCCCGGCGGTTCGTCGCCGACTCCGGGGTCGACGCCTTGGCCGTCGCCATCGGCAGCAGCCACGCGATGACCAGCCGGACCGCGGCCCTGGACCACGTGCTGCTGGCCCGTCTGGCCAAGACCGTGGACGTGCCGCTCGTCCTGCACGGGTCCTCCGGACTGCCGGACACCGAGCTCGCGGCGGCCGTCGCGGGCGGCATCCGCAAGGTCAACATCGGCACCGCCCTCAACGTGGCGATGACCGAGGCCATCCGTACCCACCTGACCCCGGCGGACCCCCGGCCGTACCTGACGGCGGCCCGTACGGCGATGACGGCGACGGCGACGGCTATGATCGGCGCCCTGAACTGA
- a CDS encoding SIS domain-containing protein, with the protein MSHVAYELGTQPACWERAAELAPARRAVLPLPGERTAIVGCGTSYYMAQAAAVLREEAGQGETDAFPASEFPRHRRYDRVVALTRSGTTTEVLDLLAGLRDAGVPTTAVVGDPATPVMTAADELVVLDFADEQSVVQTRFATTALTLLRAHVGLHTPSVVADARTALIEPLPADIAGRGQFTFLGRGWSVGLAHEAALKMREASLSWAESYPAMEYRHGPISVSGPGTVTWSLDAAPDGLAEQVRATGCQWVPGGLDPLAELVRVHRLALAVAAHQQLDPDAPRHLTRSVILATGEEAVR; encoded by the coding sequence ATGAGTCACGTCGCGTACGAGTTGGGCACACAGCCCGCATGCTGGGAGCGGGCCGCCGAACTGGCCCCGGCCAGGCGGGCGGTGCTGCCGCTGCCGGGGGAGCGTACCGCGATCGTCGGGTGCGGGACCTCGTACTACATGGCCCAGGCGGCCGCCGTGCTGCGCGAGGAGGCCGGGCAGGGCGAGACCGACGCCTTCCCCGCCTCGGAGTTCCCGCGCCACCGCCGCTACGACCGGGTCGTCGCCCTGACCCGGTCCGGCACCACCACCGAGGTACTGGACCTGCTGGCGGGGCTCCGCGACGCGGGCGTACCCACGACCGCGGTCGTCGGCGATCCGGCGACCCCGGTGATGACCGCCGCGGACGAGCTGGTCGTCCTCGACTTCGCCGACGAACAGTCCGTCGTGCAGACCCGGTTCGCGACCACCGCCCTCACCCTGCTGCGCGCCCACGTCGGGCTGCACACCCCCTCCGTGGTCGCCGACGCCCGCACCGCCCTCATCGAGCCGCTGCCCGCCGACATCGCCGGCCGGGGCCAGTTCACCTTCCTCGGCCGTGGCTGGAGCGTCGGGCTCGCCCACGAGGCGGCGCTGAAGATGCGCGAGGCCTCGCTGTCCTGGGCCGAGTCCTACCCGGCGATGGAGTACCGGCACGGGCCGATCAGCGTCTCCGGACCCGGCACCGTCACCTGGTCGCTCGACGCGGCCCCGGACGGGCTCGCCGAACAGGTCCGCGCCACCGGCTGCCAATGGGTGCCCGGCGGGCTCGACCCGCTGGCCGAACTGGTCCGCGTCCACCGACTCGCCCTCGCCGTCGCCGCCCACCAGCAGCTGGATCCGGACGCACCGCGCCATCTCACGCGCTCGGTGATCCTCGCCACCGGTGAGGAGGCCGTCCGATGA